In Camelina sativa cultivar DH55 unplaced genomic scaffold, Cs unpScaffold00555, whole genome shotgun sequence, the genomic stretch TACGAAAGCAAAAGGAGATGTAACTAATATGGAAGCATATCAGATTACATCTTTGAATGAGCTGAAATTTAGTGTTTGGCAGTTGTATTCCTAAACAAGACGCAGAGTGGAGATATACCAGAAAAAGGCAATGGCCGTTGTCTTTGAATGAGCGGACTTCACATTTAGGCAGTTTTTTTCGAAGTCGTTTACCTTCGAATTTACTGGGAAGTAATTGGTCATTTCCGCTGTAATTGATAAACAAGTTAGATTAACCTAGTTGCTAACTACTCcctgaaaatttcaaaaattataagaaGAACCTGTAGTGTGATCGATAAGATAACACGGACCTGGAGAGAATTAGAGTCTGAGCTTGTACTAGATGAAGATGTGCATTGGCAAACATAGCCGCGGCATCAAGCAACTTGAGTTTCCACAGAAGTGTTTCTCTCCGAAATGTATCAGCTAGAATCTGCATAGTCAGATTCTTAACCATACGTATTTGACAACTAGGACTGGGAAACTAACGACGACCAAGCATACAGTAAATGAGCTTGTCACCTACAGAAGTTAATGTGGATGTTATCACCAAGTCTTGAAAAATGTTTGCAGCAGTTTCCATCTCCGGAAGTCCCCTGACCCAGTGAGCAATCATCCTTTTAAAAGGGCCACCTTAAAATTCCAATAGAGCTCAGCTTTATTTTATGCAgctatgaaattaaaaaccatGTCTTACTTATATCACCGAAAATCACATGTCAATGCATAAAAGAATACACTTGAAGTGGAGTTTGTTTCCGAAGATGAATGCATTTTACCAACGTATGGCgtgattttttaaatcaacATAGCTAACCTGGAATCAAGCTTAACACGGAAAGAAAGGCAAGATCAAGTTGGTCTGGCAAGACATTGATCAGGGGAGCAAGATGTTGCAGCGAGGAATTTCCAAATGATGTAGCTGCAAAtgcaacaataataatacagtTTAAGATTAATCAAGACGACGACGACGTGGTGAGACTTGTGTTCAAGGTATAAGGGGAATTGCAAAGGCCATTCATTTCTTTTCCTATTAATAAATGAGCACATACTTAAAACAAGATCAACGTCACCTGGGTTTGAAAGAATCAGGATAAGATCAATGTCAGGGTTACAGGCTGCAACAGCGAGTGCAATGCAAGCGCCGAGAGATTCTCCAACAAGATAAATAGGTTTACCGGGTGATCGCTGAAACTCAGATTTGACAGTTGTTTCAACCATGGCGACCAGATCTAATAAAGCAATCTAACATGAGTTAgcccaaaaacaaataataatcttaaagagttgttgacaaaaaggCAAAAGCAATCGAGGAAATACCAGTGAATGCAGTACGATTGGTGGCAGGTATGTGCAAGCACCAGATATCAAACATCCTTGAGAAAAGATAGCCCaataaagaaacatatatatatatatatatatatagctcattCATCAACCACCggaatttagaaaacaaaaaaaaaagggatagaAACGGAGGCGAGGGGCACTCACTGTCCAAGTTTCTGGTGCTGCCTTATTAGCCCGAGTCCACTTCCGTCGATACCTACGCGCTTAAGTCAGTCATAGTGATTCTGAATTAATTGCCCCCTTTGAAAGAAACTAGTAAtggggaaaagaagaagaagaagaagaagaagactaaccaGGTAGGAAGAGAAGCAGAGGGGCGCCGTCACATCGAGCCACGCTCTTGGTCTTGCTGTCGAGGGGAGAGAACCAGCGAGACGGGCTGTTTTCATCTTCCGGTCTGACGAAATCCTTAGCCGCCTCGACGTAGTCCCAGATGCTCTCAGCGAATGGCTGCTCCAAGTGATCCCTAGGCTGATGCTGATCGGAGCTAAAAGCGGTGACAGAAGCGGAGAATCGGCGTGCCGGGGGTAGGGTTACCCCAAGGGGGGAGTGCTTGTGCCTCTCTCCGTTGCATAAGCCGACGACGGCAGAGAGCAGGTGGAATCCGGTGGCCATGGCCAtggggaagaagaagctagTAGTtgtggaggtggtggtggtggtgcgtCCATGAAGACGAATTTAAACcaaaggttttttctttttttctttttcttccgagagtttctttttgttttccttttccaGCCGAAACGAAGATCTCATGACTTaacggtctctctctctctctctctctctctctctctccatgaATGAAcatccatcatcatctctcCCTTACAGTCACAGTTGTCGtgctgttttcatttttaacgACGTGAATGTGTGACGTTTAGAGAGCTTCTCACACACACAGCAAGCACttgttatctttttatatatacaatctaAACTATACGCAAGGTGAAGATTAAGGCCcagaaattaatttgttttgacaTTTAAATTGGGCTGGTCGGGCTTTCTGTTTGGCCCACGAATGACTCTCAAATAAGATGTACATCTGCAGCTTTAAttagagagagaacaaaaaaaacttggcGATCCCCGCCGTAGCAGCTAAAAAAAGTATTGATCTCCGCCGTGGCGGTCTCTCAGCTTGTTTTGCCACCACGGATGCACCTTCCAAGTTGGTAATGGCAACGCTTCATCATCATGGGAAAGACTTGATGCGTGTGTCCCAAtcccaatttcttttttttttacgttagTGCCTTTCCAAATTTATTCACTAATCTGACTTTTCCTGCAGTGGAGGTATTCCGTCTCATTCTTTCCAGTTGAAGGCCAAGGCCAAGACTACGTACGACTAACCGGGCAGGAATTTTATTAGAAGATAAATATGTTTGATGGCCTCCCAACATTATAGTGGCAGATTGTTTTGCATTATACGAACAAAGATGGATCAAGTTATATTGTGCAGAGAAATTGTCAAAAGCCTGAAGATATGGCACAACATTGGAGAAAGGAGAGTAGTGATAGTGAACATGCACTGCCTACAGAATATTATCCTGATTTTgggaacacaaaaaaaaaaaaaaaaaaaaaatgattttctttttgcacTGATCAAGTTGGAATCAGGCCGAGTTACTCATAGTCCGCTTTTGTTATAAGAAAAATGCTACCCTACGAGACCGGTTGTTCTTCGTCATTGTCTAGGGGGCTTTAGGCCTTTGCTTGACCAGGAGTGTTGGCCGCCGCTGGAGCAACACCACCAGTGGTTGGACTGAAACAAAAGAGGGTTTCATTTAGTTGTTTGAGAAGCAAGGAGAACCTCTGAACCAAAAATAGGCAGGGACTTACAGGCCGACAAAGACTTTGAAAGCATCGTAAATGCCCCACTGCGCTCCCGTCAATGTCCCTATCATCACAATTCGTAGAGGCAGCCCTCTTGTAAATAGACCCAACAGCCCTATCTTCTTGACCGCCTGTTGAAAGGATATGATAGTTTCAAAACAAGTTGCATCGCATTacagattttaaaaaacaaaacccgaAACAGAGAGACTTACATCTCCGACGGTTGCTCCTCTGGCGTTGTTGAGGAAGGATACTAGATTATCAGCAGGATGAGAGACTATAGCACAGAACACGCCAGCAACGTAACCTCCTGCGAAACTCACCCCGAGTTGTAGACCCTTGCTGCACTGGTCCTTTGGCCTCGGAATTGCATACTTGTAGATCATCTCCACAATGGTCTCAAAAGAAGCAAACTTCATCATTGTGTCTGTACCAAAAGGTAGATTTTAATATCAGCACAATTTTGCAACTAAAAAAAAGCATTCATGAGCCTAAATCATACTATGCGATAGTTGCAAAGCTGAGGCCACAACTTACAAGGAATCTGACGTCCCCAGAGTGGACCAATTCCCTTGTACAAACtgcaagagaaaaaagaaaaaaggaatcaGGCACAAAGACTTGTCTTAAGACGAGACGAGTGAGCAAGTATATGGGAAGTAAAAAGCTTACCCTCCGACACCTTCAGACTTGATAAACTTGGGAAATCCATCAGACATTCCCCTGGCAAATCCAGGCTGTGTCTGAACACGGACCTTGACAGCCTCAAATGGGCAGAGGGCAATATCTGCAATAATCTCAGCGGAAGCAGAACCAGCAAGATAGATGAGGGTTTTGTACTTGGCGGTGTACTCAGGACCAGCAAGATCAGAGTAGTACTTCTTGAAGAACTCGTAGAAACCAAACTTGCAGGCACCCTGAGCACTGTAACCGAGCAAAGTAGGGACCCAGCCACGGAAGAATCCCCTGGCTCCTTGTTCTTTAAGCAAAACTCCAAAGCCGGAGGAAATGCTCTTGTATTTTGCAGGATCAATCTGAAGGGCACAGATTATGAGTTTGCTTTGAGCAAGGTGATTGATAATGACAAGGTAGATTCAAAAGTAAGGCATATCTATttggattaacatgtattaggaTGACAAGGGAAATGAAAGTCTAACAGAACAAGATCCAACAACAAGACTAGACTAGAGATAGttggggaaagaaaaaaaaataataataaaaaataacaggTGTGAGGGTACCTGCATATTGCACTTGACAAGATCGAGAGGAGTAACGGCCATGTGAGTGAGACCACAGCTGAGGATGCCACCGAAGGTACAGGCGGCGTAGAAAGCAGGGGAGTACATCTCAATCCCCATCCCCTTGGCGGGCTCGGTGGGAGACGCGATAAGGAAATTATTGTGAGAGAGCACCGTCGGcggggaggaagaagaaggagatttgGGGTTGGAGTTGAGCATCTGGTCGAGAAGAAGAGTCCTGGGGGAGAAAGAGGAGGACGAGTAGAGGAAGCTGGGAATCAAGGAATGCTTTGGAGACTCCATAGCCGGTGGTGAAAGG encodes the following:
- the LOC104773487 gene encoding acyltransferase-like protein At3g26840, chloroplastic isoform X2, translating into MAMATGFHLLSAVVGLCNGERHKHSPLGVTLPPARRFSASVTAFSSDQHQPRDHLEQPFAESIWDYVEAAKDFVRPEDENSPSRWFSPLDSKTKSVARCDGAPLLLFLPGIDGSGLGLIRQHQKLGQMFDIWCLHIPATNRTAFTDLVAMVETTVKSEFQRSPGKPIYLVGESLGACIALAVAACNPDIDLILILSNPATSFGNSSLQHLAPLINVLPDQLDLAFLSVLSLIPGGPFKRMIAHWVRGLPEMETAANIFQDLVITSTLTSVADTFRRETLLWKLKLLDAAAMFANAHLHLVQAQTLILSSGNDQLLPSKFEGKRLRKKLPKCEVRSFKDNGHCLFLEDGIDLVSIIKATSFYRRGSRQDYISDYIPPTISEFNKCYGVNRLLEVIMGPVFLSTTEDGKLVRGLAGIPSEGPVLLVGNHMLLASDKISLPGQFVHEKNINLRPLVHPMMFTRLRDGLLPDVSVYDTLRMMGAVPISGTHLHNLLSARSHILLFPGGIREALHRKGEEYKLMWPEKAEFVRAAAKFGAKIVPFCGVGEDDFLKVVVDYNDQVKVPIVKQVLKRVSAEGPEVRGSVEGEEGNQDFHMPGVIPKWPGRYYYYFGKEIETGAEELRDRDKAKEVYAEVKKEVERCIKFVKQRREEDPYRPLLPRLQYHLQHGLLSQVPTFPF
- the LOC104773487 gene encoding acyltransferase-like protein At3g26840, chloroplastic isoform X1 is translated as MAMATGFHLLSAVVGLCNGERHKHSPLGVTLPPARRFSASVTAFSSDQHQPRDHLEQPFAESIWDYVEAAKDFVRPEDENSPSRWFSPLDSKTKSVARCDGAPLLLFLPGIDGSGLGLIRQHQKLGQMFDIWCLHIPATNRTAFTDLVAMVETTVKSEFQRSPGKPIYLVGESLGACIALAVAACNPDIDLILILSNPATSFGNSSLQHLAPLINVLPDQLDLAFLSVLSLIPGGPFKRMIAHWVRGLPEMETAANIFQDLVITSTLTSILADTFRRETLLWKLKLLDAAAMFANAHLHLVQAQTLILSSGNDQLLPSKFEGKRLRKKLPKCEVRSFKDNGHCLFLEDGIDLVSIIKATSFYRRGSRQDYISDYIPPTISEFNKCYGVNRLLEVIMGPVFLSTTEDGKLVRGLAGIPSEGPVLLVGNHMLLASDKISLPGQFVHEKNINLRPLVHPMMFTRLRDGLLPDVSVYDTLRMMGAVPISGTHLHNLLSARSHILLFPGGIREALHRKGEEYKLMWPEKAEFVRAAAKFGAKIVPFCGVGEDDFLKVVVDYNDQVKVPIVKQVLKRVSAEGPEVRGSVEGEEGNQDFHMPGVIPKWPGRYYYYFGKEIETGAEELRDRDKAKEVYAEVKKEVERCIKFVKQRREEDPYRPLLPRLQYHLQHGLLSQVPTFPF
- the LOC104773487 gene encoding acyltransferase-like protein At3g26840, chloroplastic isoform X3 → MAMATGFHLLSAVVGLCNGERHKHSPLGVTLPPARRFSASVTAFSSDQHQPRDHLEQPFAESIWDYVEAAKDFVRPEDENSPSRWFSPLDSKTKSVARCDGAPLLLFLPGIDGSGLGLIRQHQKLGQMFDIWCLHIPATNRTAFTDLVAMVETTVKSEFQRSPGKPIYLVGESLGACIALAVAACNPDIDLILILSNPATSFGNSSLQHLAPLINVLPDQLDLAFLSVLSLIPGGPFKRMIAHWVRGLPEMETAANIFQDLVITSTLTSILADTFRRETLLWKLKLLDAAAMFANAHLHLVQAQTLILSSGNDQLLPSKFEGKRLRKKLPKCEVRSFKDNGHCLFLEDGIDLVSIIKATSFYRRGSRQDYISDYIPPTISEFNKCYGVNRLLEVIMGPVFLSTTEDGKLVRGLAGIPSEGPVLLVGNHMLLASDKISLPGQFVHEKNINLRPLVHPMMFTRLRDGLLPDVSVYDTLRMMGAVPISGTHLHNLLSARSHILLFPGGIREALHRKGEEYKLMWPEKAEFVRAAAKFGAKIVPFCGVGEDDFLKVVVDYNDQVKVPIVKQVLKRVSAEGPEGKRGRRRGEPRLPHARSDTKVAREILLLLWEGDRDGS
- the LOC104773489 gene encoding mitochondrial phosphate carrier protein 3, mitochondrial-like, which encodes MESPKHSLIPSFLYSSSSFSPRTLLLDQMLNSNPKSPSSSSPPTVLSHNNFLIASPTEPAKGMGIEMYSPAFYAACTFGGILSCGLTHMAVTPLDLVKCNMQIDPAKYKSISSGFGVLLKEQGARGFFRGWVPTLLGYSAQGACKFGFYEFFKKYYSDLAGPEYTAKYKTLIYLAGSASAEIIADIALCPFEAVKVRVQTQPGFARGMSDGFPKFIKSEGVGGLYKGIGPLWGRQIPYTMMKFASFETIVEMIYKYAIPRPKDQCSKGLQLGVSFAGGYVAGVFCAIVSHPADNLVSFLNNARGATVGDAVKKIGLLGLFTRGLPLRIVMIGTLTGAQWGIYDAFKVFVGLPTTGGVAPAAANTPGQAKA